From one Labeo rohita strain BAU-BD-2019 chromosome 8, IGBB_LRoh.1.0, whole genome shotgun sequence genomic stretch:
- the adipor1b gene encoding adiponectin receptor protein 1b isoform X1 has translation MTTCHHGDCGSSSDAERRTSDDEDAELAELGPLLTNPAKAEKSRVSCGSFGGASAFPDEDENEEEDEGLRVVTLPMQAHHAIEKMEEFVHKVWEGRWRVIPYHLLPDWLKDNDYLLHGHRPPMPSFRACFGSIFRIHTETGNIWTHLLGLILFLCLGTLTMLRPNVSFMAPVQEKVVFGMFFLGAVLCLCFSWLFHTVYCHSEKVSRTFSKLDYSGIALLIMGSFVPWLYYSFYCSPQPRFIYLSVVCVLGVAAIIVAQWDRFATPRHRSTRAGVFLGLGLSGLIPTMHFTIAEGFVKATTVGQMGWFYLMGAMYISGATLYAARIPERYFPGKCDIWFQSHQIFHVLVVAAAFVHFYGISNLQEFRYGLEGGCTDDTLL, from the exons ATGACAACGTGTCACCATGGAGACTGCGGCTCCAGCAGTGATGCCGAGCGGCGCACCTCTGATGATGAGGACGCGGAGCTCGCTGAGCTTGGACCGCTGCTGACCAATCCAGCTAAAGCAGAGAAATCAAGAGTGAGTTGTGGGTcatttggg GGTGCGTCAGCATTTCCTGATGAGGATGAGAATGAGGAAGAAGATGAAGGTTTGCGGGTGGTTACACTGCCCATGCAGGCACACCATGCCATAGAGAAGATGGAGGAGTTTGTACACAAG GTATGGGAAGGACGTTGGCGAGTTATTCCATACCATCTTCTCCCTGACTGGCTAAAGGACAATGATTACCTGCTCCATGGACACCGGCCACCCATGCCGTCCTTCCGTGCCTGTTTTGGGAGCATCTTCAGGATTCACACAGAAACTGGAAACATCTGGACGCACCTTTTGG GCTTAATTCTGTTTCTGTGCTTGGGCACACTGACAATGCTGCGGCCAAATGTGTCATTCATGGCACCTGTCCAGGAGAAGGTGGTGTTTGGGATGTTTTTCCTGGGTGCAGTTCTTTGTTTGTGCTTCTCCTGGCTTTTTCACACTGTCTACTGCCACTCGGAAAAGGTCTCCAGGACTTTCTCCAA GTTGGATTATTCTGGTATCGCGTTGTTGATCATGGGCTCATTCGTTCCGTGGCTGTACTACTCGTTTTACTGCTCTCCTCAGCCGCGGTTCATCTATCTCTCTGTTGTATGTGTGCTGGGTGTCGCTGCCATCATTGTGGCCCAGTGGGATCGATTCGCCACCCCTCGCCACCGGTCCACACGTGCAG GTGTTTTCCTGGGCCTCGGTCTGAGTGGGCTCATCCCCACAATGCATTTTACCATCGCAGAGGGTTTTGTGAAGGCAACAACAGTGGGTCAGATGGGCTGGTTCTATCTGATGGGTGCCATGTACATTAGTGGAGCGACGCTTTATGCAGCACGGATACCTGAACGTTACTTCCCTGGAAAATGTGACATCTGG TTTCAGTCTCATCAGATATTCCATGTGCTGGTGGTCGCGGCGGCGTTTGTCCATTTTTATGGGATCTCAAACCTGCAGGAGTTTCGTTATGGTCTGGAAGGAGGCTGCACAGATGACActctgctgtaa
- the adipor1b gene encoding adiponectin receptor protein 1b isoform X2, with the protein MTTCHHGDCGSSSDAERRTSDDEDAELAELGPLLTNPAKAEKSRGASAFPDEDENEEEDEGLRVVTLPMQAHHAIEKMEEFVHKVWEGRWRVIPYHLLPDWLKDNDYLLHGHRPPMPSFRACFGSIFRIHTETGNIWTHLLGLILFLCLGTLTMLRPNVSFMAPVQEKVVFGMFFLGAVLCLCFSWLFHTVYCHSEKVSRTFSKLDYSGIALLIMGSFVPWLYYSFYCSPQPRFIYLSVVCVLGVAAIIVAQWDRFATPRHRSTRAGVFLGLGLSGLIPTMHFTIAEGFVKATTVGQMGWFYLMGAMYISGATLYAARIPERYFPGKCDIWFQSHQIFHVLVVAAAFVHFYGISNLQEFRYGLEGGCTDDTLL; encoded by the exons ATGACAACGTGTCACCATGGAGACTGCGGCTCCAGCAGTGATGCCGAGCGGCGCACCTCTGATGATGAGGACGCGGAGCTCGCTGAGCTTGGACCGCTGCTGACCAATCCAGCTAAAGCAGAGAAATCAAGA GGTGCGTCAGCATTTCCTGATGAGGATGAGAATGAGGAAGAAGATGAAGGTTTGCGGGTGGTTACACTGCCCATGCAGGCACACCATGCCATAGAGAAGATGGAGGAGTTTGTACACAAG GTATGGGAAGGACGTTGGCGAGTTATTCCATACCATCTTCTCCCTGACTGGCTAAAGGACAATGATTACCTGCTCCATGGACACCGGCCACCCATGCCGTCCTTCCGTGCCTGTTTTGGGAGCATCTTCAGGATTCACACAGAAACTGGAAACATCTGGACGCACCTTTTGG GCTTAATTCTGTTTCTGTGCTTGGGCACACTGACAATGCTGCGGCCAAATGTGTCATTCATGGCACCTGTCCAGGAGAAGGTGGTGTTTGGGATGTTTTTCCTGGGTGCAGTTCTTTGTTTGTGCTTCTCCTGGCTTTTTCACACTGTCTACTGCCACTCGGAAAAGGTCTCCAGGACTTTCTCCAA GTTGGATTATTCTGGTATCGCGTTGTTGATCATGGGCTCATTCGTTCCGTGGCTGTACTACTCGTTTTACTGCTCTCCTCAGCCGCGGTTCATCTATCTCTCTGTTGTATGTGTGCTGGGTGTCGCTGCCATCATTGTGGCCCAGTGGGATCGATTCGCCACCCCTCGCCACCGGTCCACACGTGCAG GTGTTTTCCTGGGCCTCGGTCTGAGTGGGCTCATCCCCACAATGCATTTTACCATCGCAGAGGGTTTTGTGAAGGCAACAACAGTGGGTCAGATGGGCTGGTTCTATCTGATGGGTGCCATGTACATTAGTGGAGCGACGCTTTATGCAGCACGGATACCTGAACGTTACTTCCCTGGAAAATGTGACATCTGG TTTCAGTCTCATCAGATATTCCATGTGCTGGTGGTCGCGGCGGCGTTTGTCCATTTTTATGGGATCTCAAACCTGCAGGAGTTTCGTTATGGTCTGGAAGGAGGCTGCACAGATGACActctgctgtaa